A genome region from Sphingomonas sp. BGYR3 includes the following:
- the hppD gene encoding 4-hydroxyphenylpyruvate dioxygenase, translating to MSDMPNPMGLDGFEFVEFTGPDPQALAGLFTAMGFTHVGTHRSKNVRHYAQGDINFILNMEPTGQVADFREQHGPSANAMAFRVKDAAAALKLAVEQGAVPVEGKVGPAELNIPAIEGIGGANLYLVDRRGAATIYDIDFEPTGASADDHSVGLHTLDHLTHNLKRGRMDYWADYYERIFNFRQIRYFDIEGQATGLFSKAMTAPDNKIRIPLNESQDEHSQIEEFIKDYKGEGIQHIALATDDIFATVDALRARGIRFQDTPDTYFDLIDKRLPGHAHDVEEMRKRKILIDGAPETGGGLLLQIFTENMVGPIFFEIIQRKGNDGFGEGNFKALFESIELDQIRRGVVPAKA from the coding sequence ATGTCTGATATGCCCAACCCGATGGGTCTCGATGGCTTTGAATTCGTCGAGTTCACCGGCCCCGATCCGCAGGCGCTGGCCGGATTGTTCACCGCAATGGGCTTTACCCATGTCGGCACGCACCGGTCCAAGAATGTGCGTCATTATGCGCAGGGTGACATCAATTTCATCCTGAATATGGAGCCGACCGGCCAGGTCGCCGATTTCCGGGAGCAGCATGGGCCAAGCGCCAATGCCATGGCCTTTCGCGTCAAGGATGCGGCCGCCGCGCTCAAGCTGGCGGTCGAACAGGGCGCCGTGCCTGTGGAGGGCAAGGTCGGCCCGGCCGAGCTGAACATCCCGGCGATCGAGGGGATTGGCGGGGCGAACCTGTATCTGGTCGACCGACGCGGCGCGGCCACCATTTATGACATTGATTTCGAGCCGACCGGCGCCAGCGCGGACGATCATTCGGTCGGTCTGCACACGCTCGACCACCTGACCCACAATCTGAAGCGCGGGCGGATGGATTACTGGGCGGATTATTACGAGCGCATCTTCAACTTTCGCCAGATCCGCTATTTCGACATCGAAGGTCAGGCGACGGGCCTGTTTTCCAAGGCGATGACCGCGCCGGACAACAAGATCCGTATTCCCCTGAACGAAAGCCAGGATGAACACAGCCAGATCGAGGAGTTCATCAAGGACTATAAGGGCGAGGGCATTCAGCACATCGCGCTGGCAACCGACGATATCTTTGCCACGGTCGATGCCCTGCGCGCCCGCGGCATCCGGTTTCAGGACACGCCCGACACCTATTTCGACCTCATCGACAAGCGCCTGCCCGGCCATGCCCATGACGTCGAGGAGATGCGCAAGCGCAAGATCCTGATCGACGGGGCGCCGGAAACCGGCGGGGGCCTGCTGCTGCAGATCTTTACCGAAAACATGGTCGGCCCGATCTTTTTCGAGATCATCCAGCGCAAGGGCAATGACGGCTTTGGCGAGGGGAATTTCAAGGCGCTGTTCGAAAGCATCGAACTGGACCAGATCCGACGCGGCGTCGTGCCCGCAAAGGCTTGA
- a CDS encoding MarR family transcriptional regulator, translating into MPRLSLDQFLPYRLSIASNRVSGAIATAYQALFGLKIPEWRLVAVLAEEGAASQQALGVRTRMDKMTVSRAALTLVERGLVTRTANPADQRSQLLSLSASGRQLYDEIAPKALAMEAELMAGFSDAERERLTGYLVRLEQAAERIGTGHS; encoded by the coding sequence ATGCCAAGGCTCAGTCTCGATCAGTTCCTGCCCTATCGCCTGTCCATCGCGTCGAACCGCGTATCGGGGGCGATTGCGACGGCGTATCAGGCGCTGTTCGGCCTTAAAATCCCAGAATGGCGGCTGGTCGCCGTGCTGGCGGAGGAGGGGGCGGCCAGCCAGCAGGCGCTGGGCGTGCGCACGCGGATGGACAAGATGACGGTCAGCCGCGCCGCGCTGACGCTGGTCGAACGCGGGCTGGTGACGCGAACCGCCAATCCCGCGGACCAGCGGTCGCAGCTTTTGTCGCTCAGTGCGTCCGGCCGGCAGCTTTACGACGAGATCGCACCAAAGGCGCTGGCGATGGAGGCGGAATTGATGGCCGGTTTCTCTGATGCCGAACGCGAGCGATTGACCGGTTATCTGGTGCGGTTAGAGCAGGCGGCAGAGCGGATCGGCACGGGCCACAGCTGA
- a CDS encoding malate synthase G — protein MTDAVVRAGLSIDAALAGFLEDEVLAPLGLDADGWWSGVAAILARFVPENRALLAERDRIQAALDEWHRNHPGPIADMAAYQAFLRQIGYLVDEPVPFAIGTTNVDAEIATMAGPQLVVPALNARFVLNAANARWGSLYDALYGTDAVPGGARPGGYDVDRGAQVIARAKALLDQAVPLTGLSWADWSGGTLPLADPGQFVGSAGDNLLFSHHGLHIEVVIDRGHPIGATDPARIADVVLESALTAIIDLEDSVAAVDAADKRLGYANWLGLMRGDLSETFDKGGRSLTRRLHPDRDYAAPDGAPYRLPGRALLFVRNVGHLMTTPAVHLPDGSEAPEGMLDAIITSTIALFDLRGLGQHRNSRTGSVYIVKPKMHGPAECAFTNALFDAVEDLLALPRHTIKVGVMDEERRTSANLAACIHAVRDRIVFINTGFLDRTGDEMHTAMHASAMIPKAEMKASAWIKAYEDRNVRIGLACGLSGRAQIGKGMWAAPDRMADMIEQKIGHPMSGANTAWVPSPTAATLHAMHYHAVDVFARHRDIAGEAIPGLDGLLTIPVAAGRNWTAEEVGRELDNNAQGILGYVVRWIDQGVGCSKVPDINDIGLMEDRATLRISAQHMANWLHHGVATPDQVDSALIRMAAKVDAQNGADPLYRPLTPDSAAFRAARALVFDGMAQPNGYTEPLLHAWRLRVKAGAY, from the coding sequence ATGACCGATGCCGTCGTGCGCGCGGGCTTGTCGATCGATGCCGCGCTGGCCGGGTTTCTGGAGGACGAGGTGCTGGCCCCCTTGGGACTGGACGCCGATGGCTGGTGGTCGGGCGTTGCGGCGATCCTTGCCCGGTTCGTTCCCGAAAACCGGGCGCTGCTGGCGGAGCGGGACCGGATTCAGGCCGCTCTGGACGAATGGCACCGCAACCATCCCGGACCGATTGCCGACATGGCCGCCTATCAGGCGTTCTTGCGTCAGATCGGCTATCTGGTGGATGAACCCGTCCCCTTTGCCATCGGCACCACTAATGTGGACGCAGAAATCGCGACGATGGCCGGGCCGCAGCTTGTCGTCCCCGCGCTCAATGCCCGGTTCGTGCTGAATGCCGCCAACGCACGCTGGGGCAGCCTGTACGATGCGCTTTACGGAACGGACGCGGTTCCGGGCGGCGCAAGGCCGGGCGGATATGATGTGGACCGCGGCGCGCAAGTGATTGCGCGGGCAAAGGCGTTGCTGGATCAGGCGGTGCCGCTGACCGGGCTGAGCTGGGCAGACTGGTCGGGCGGCACGCTGCCGCTGGCCGATCCGGGCCAGTTTGTCGGGTCGGCGGGCGACAATCTGCTGTTCAGTCACCATGGCCTGCATATCGAGGTGGTGATCGACCGCGGCCATCCCATCGGCGCGACCGATCCGGCCCGCATCGCCGATGTGGTCCTGGAATCGGCGCTGACTGCGATCATCGACCTGGAGGATTCGGTTGCCGCCGTGGACGCGGCCGACAAGCGGCTGGGCTATGCCAACTGGCTGGGCCTGATGCGCGGCGATCTGTCGGAAACGTTCGACAAGGGCGGGCGCAGCCTGACCCGGCGGCTCCATCCCGACCGCGATTATGCCGCGCCGGATGGTGCGCCCTATCGGCTGCCGGGCCGCGCCCTTCTGTTCGTGCGCAATGTCGGCCACCTGATGACGACGCCCGCCGTGCATCTGCCCGATGGCAGCGAGGCGCCGGAGGGGATGCTGGACGCGATCATCACCAGCACCATCGCGCTGTTCGACCTGCGCGGGCTGGGCCAGCATCGCAACAGCCGCACGGGCAGTGTCTATATCGTCAAGCCGAAGATGCACGGTCCCGCCGAATGTGCGTTCACCAACGCCCTGTTCGACGCGGTCGAGGATCTGCTCGCCCTGCCGCGCCATACGATCAAGGTGGGGGTGATGGATGAAGAGCGGCGGACCAGCGCCAACCTGGCCGCGTGCATCCATGCCGTCCGCGACCGGATCGTGTTCATCAACACCGGGTTCCTCGATCGCACGGGGGACGAAATGCACACCGCGATGCACGCCAGCGCGATGATCCCCAAGGCGGAGATGAAGGCAAGCGCATGGATCAAGGCGTATGAGGACCGCAATGTCCGCATCGGCCTTGCCTGCGGCCTGTCGGGCCGGGCGCAGATCGGCAAGGGGATGTGGGCCGCGCCCGATCGTATGGCGGACATGATCGAACAGAAGATCGGCCATCCGATGAGCGGCGCCAACACCGCCTGGGTCCCTTCGCCCACCGCCGCCACGCTGCACGCCATGCACTATCATGCGGTCGACGTGTTTGCGCGGCATCGGGACATCGCGGGCGAGGCCATCCCCGGCCTGGACGGGCTGTTGACCATCCCGGTCGCTGCGGGGCGCAACTGGACGGCCGAGGAAGTGGGGCGGGAACTCGACAACAATGCTCAGGGGATCCTTGGCTATGTCGTTCGCTGGATCGATCAGGGGGTTGGCTGTTCAAAGGTGCCGGACATCAACGATATTGGCCTGATGGAGGACCGGGCGACCCTGCGCATCAGTGCCCAGCACATGGCGAACTGGCTGCACCACGGTGTCGCCACGCCGGATCAGGTCGATTCCGCGCTGATCCGCATGGCGGCCAAGGTGGATGCCCAGAATGGGGCCGATCCGTTGTACCGGCCGCTGACGCCGGACAGCGCCGCCTTTCGCGCCGCACGCGCGCTGGTGTTTGATGGCATGGCGCAGCCCAATGGCTATACCGAGCCGCTGCTTCATGCCTGGCGCCTGCGGGTCAAGGCAGGTGCTTACTGA
- a CDS encoding NAD(P)/FAD-dependent oxidoreductase — translation MAERFDVVVVGAGISGIGAGVHLKHRCPDRSFVILEGRDRIGGTWDLFRYPGIRSDSDMFTLGYSFRPWTDSKAIADGPSILRYLHDTVRDEGLDGHIRTGTRVMAADWSTPDALWRVTVEQDGAQSLIECSFLFLGSGYYDYARGHTPDFPGQADFAGQVIHPQFWPEALDYAGKRIVVIGSGATAVTLVPELAKQAGHVTMLQRSPTYMASRPSEDVLANWMRDHLPLKLAYGITRWRNVLLQQVFYKLARARPRQFADRLIGMVRDALPAGYDVETHFTPSYKPWDQRVCLVPDADLFTALGEGLAEVVTGRIDRFAADGIRLTDGRMLPADIVVTATGLELKLMGGIAVSVDGVPLNLPDTLNYKGMMLSDVPNLAICFGYTNASWTLKADLTAAYVCRLLNAMRARGMRQATPRVSAEATGEAPFLDFTSGYVQRAMAQFPKQGTRKPWRLHQNYLLDLLALKYGSVDREMEFSNPVPAPAAT, via the coding sequence ATGGCCGAGCGGTTCGACGTGGTCGTGGTGGGTGCCGGTATTTCCGGCATCGGCGCTGGCGTTCACCTGAAACATCGCTGCCCGGATCGCAGCTTCGTGATCCTGGAGGGACGGGATCGGATTGGCGGCACGTGGGACCTGTTCCGCTATCCCGGCATCCGGTCGGACAGCGACATGTTCACGCTCGGCTATTCCTTTCGCCCATGGACGGACAGCAAGGCGATTGCCGATGGTCCGTCCATTCTGCGCTATCTGCACGACACGGTGCGGGACGAGGGGCTGGACGGACATATCCGCACGGGCACGCGGGTCATGGCCGCCGACTGGTCGACGCCTGATGCGCTTTGGCGGGTGACCGTCGAACAGGACGGGGCGCAATCTTTGATCGAATGCAGCTTCCTGTTCCTTGGGTCGGGCTATTACGACTATGCGCGCGGCCACACCCCCGATTTTCCGGGACAGGCGGACTTTGCTGGACAGGTGATCCACCCGCAATTCTGGCCGGAGGCACTGGATTATGCGGGCAAGCGGATCGTGGTGATCGGCAGCGGGGCAACCGCAGTGACCCTGGTGCCGGAACTCGCCAAACAGGCGGGCCATGTCACGATGTTGCAGCGATCGCCCACCTATATGGCGTCGCGCCCGTCTGAGGATGTGCTTGCCAACTGGATGCGCGATCATCTGCCGCTAAAGCTCGCCTATGGCATCACCCGCTGGCGCAACGTCCTGTTGCAACAGGTTTTCTACAAGCTGGCCCGTGCCCGGCCGCGTCAGTTTGCCGACCGGCTGATCGGCATGGTCCGCGATGCGCTGCCCGCGGGCTATGATGTCGAGACGCATTTCACCCCCAGCTACAAACCGTGGGATCAGCGGGTCTGTCTGGTCCCGGATGCCGACCTGTTCACGGCGCTGGGCGAGGGGCTGGCAGAGGTGGTGACCGGCCGGATCGATCGGTTCGCGGCGGATGGCATCCGCCTGACCGACGGGCGGATGCTGCCCGCCGATATCGTGGTGACGGCAACGGGGCTGGAACTGAAGCTGATGGGCGGCATTGCGGTCAGCGTGGACGGTGTGCCGCTGAACCTGCCCGATACGCTGAATTACAAGGGCATGATGCTGTCGGACGTGCCCAATCTGGCGATCTGTTTCGGCTATACCAATGCGAGCTGGACGCTGAAGGCCGACCTTACAGCGGCCTATGTCTGCCGCCTGTTGAATGCCATGCGCGCGCGCGGAATGCGGCAGGCAACGCCGCGCGTCTCGGCAGAGGCGACGGGCGAGGCGCCATTTCTGGATTTCACATCCGGTTACGTTCAGCGCGCCATGGCGCAGTTTCCTAAACAGGGGACGCGCAAGCCGTGGCGGCTGCACCAGAATTATCTGCTCGACCTGCTCGCGCTGAAATACGGGTCGGTGGACCGCGAGATGGAATTTTCCAATCCGGTCCCGGCACCCGCCGCCACCTGA
- the otsB gene encoding trehalose-phosphatase has protein sequence MHEPLAENAHNLTNLVPPPSPDGPFALFLDLDGTLIPIADRPDAVVVPDALPLLLARLAERLDGRLAIISGRSLATIDSLLGLGMIAASGSHGLELRNSDGTITAVTRPDTLDEALCELEVFAGQRPGMLVERKPLGVGIHYRGAPEQADEAEQLVECLASVHRLKVQRGKMVFELRPRGADKGTALRRFMDDPVFAGALPWFVGDDVTDEPAFIAARDLGGGAVLVGEARPTSASYRLPDVDAVHAWLDALDQAK, from the coding sequence ATGCATGAACCTTTGGCGGAAAACGCGCATAATCTTACCAACCTCGTGCCGCCCCCGTCGCCCGACGGGCCGTTTGCGCTGTTCCTGGACCTGGATGGTACGCTGATCCCCATTGCGGATCGGCCGGATGCGGTGGTTGTGCCTGACGCGTTACCGTTGCTGCTGGCCCGTCTCGCCGAACGGCTGGACGGACGGCTTGCCATCATCAGCGGGCGTTCGCTCGCCACGATCGATTCGCTGTTGGGGTTGGGCATGATCGCCGCCAGCGGCAGCCACGGGCTGGAGCTTCGCAACAGTGACGGCACGATCACGGCGGTGACGCGCCCTGATACGCTGGACGAGGCGCTGTGCGAGCTTGAGGTCTTTGCCGGACAGCGGCCGGGCATGCTGGTCGAGCGCAAGCCGCTCGGCGTCGGCATCCATTATCGCGGCGCACCCGAACAGGCGGACGAGGCCGAGCAACTGGTCGAATGCCTTGCCTCTGTCCACCGGCTGAAGGTGCAGCGGGGCAAGATGGTGTTCGAACTTCGCCCGCGCGGGGCGGACAAGGGGACGGCGCTGCGCCGGTTCATGGACGATCCGGTCTTTGCCGGCGCGCTTCCCTGGTTCGTCGGCGATGACGTGACTGACGAGCCGGCGTTTATCGCCGCCCGTGACCTTGGCGGCGGCGCTGTGCTGGTCGGAGAGGCGCGTCCAACCTCGGCCAGCTATCGCCTGCCCGATGTTGATGCGGTCCATGCCTGGCTGGACGCACTGGATCAGGCGAAATGA
- a CDS encoding glycoside hydrolase family 15 protein: protein MMDRTTLDLWPIGNCQVAALIDRQARLVWGCAPRFDGDPLFSSLIDGRDPASDDAIGLWAIDLEDCAEVEQAYVRNTAILRSRLRDQAGNAIEILDFCPRFERLGRTYRPVSFARIVRPLTGSPRIRVRLRPTRDWGDSAVITTSGSNHIRYLLAGQTMRLSTNAPVGLTQEERWYRVERPLHFFLGPDESFSGDIATTMDEMLAYTTHHWQHWARGLATPLEWQDVVIRSAITLKLCQYEETGAIVAALTTSIPEHAGSQRNWDYRYCWIRDAYYTVQALNRVGALDVLEGYLGYLRNIVDDAKGGAIQPLYGLLGEKTLIEAEAPRLSGYRGMGPVRVGNQAYEQVQHDAYGQIVLSNVQAFFDQRLFRMAGEEDFAALERVGERAFAVYDQPDAGLWELRTRQSVHTYSAAMCWAACDRLAKAAERLGLDDRAAFWAGRADTMRATIEGAAWRPDTRRMSATFSGDDLDASLIQLLDLRFLTPDDTRFQDTLTAVEQGLRRGSHMLRYDTEDDFGLPETAFNVCTFWLIEALHFTGRDADARALFDEMLSRRTAAGLLSEDIDPATGELWGNYPQTYSLVGMINCAVLLSKPWSAIR from the coding sequence ATGATGGATCGGACAACGCTGGACCTGTGGCCCATTGGTAATTGTCAGGTCGCCGCGCTGATCGACCGGCAGGCTCGGCTCGTCTGGGGCTGTGCGCCGCGCTTTGACGGTGACCCGCTGTTCAGTTCCCTGATCGACGGGCGGGATCCCGCATCGGACGATGCGATCGGCCTGTGGGCCATCGACTTGGAAGACTGTGCTGAGGTCGAACAGGCTTATGTCCGCAACACCGCCATCCTGCGCAGCCGGTTACGGGATCAGGCGGGCAACGCCATCGAAATCCTTGATTTCTGCCCCCGGTTCGAACGGCTGGGGCGGACTTATCGCCCCGTATCCTTTGCCCGCATCGTCCGCCCGCTGACGGGAAGCCCGCGCATCCGCGTCCGGCTGCGCCCGACGCGCGACTGGGGCGACAGCGCGGTGATCACGACCAGCGGATCGAACCATATCCGCTACCTGCTGGCCGGACAGACGATGCGCCTGTCCACCAACGCCCCTGTTGGGCTGACGCAGGAGGAACGCTGGTATCGGGTCGAGCGCCCGTTGCACTTCTTCCTCGGTCCGGATGAGAGTTTTTCGGGCGACATTGCGACCACGATGGACGAAATGCTCGCCTATACGACCCATCATTGGCAGCATTGGGCACGCGGCCTTGCCACCCCGCTGGAATGGCAGGATGTCGTCATCCGGTCCGCGATCACGCTGAAGCTCTGCCAATATGAGGAAACCGGGGCGATCGTCGCCGCGCTGACCACGTCGATCCCGGAACATGCCGGATCGCAGCGCAACTGGGACTATCGCTATTGCTGGATCCGCGACGCCTATTACACGGTACAGGCGCTGAACCGCGTCGGCGCGCTGGACGTGCTGGAGGGGTATCTCGGCTATCTGCGCAACATCGTCGATGATGCCAAGGGCGGTGCGATCCAGCCGCTCTATGGCCTGCTCGGCGAAAAGACGCTGATCGAGGCAGAGGCACCCCGCCTGTCCGGCTATCGCGGCATGGGGCCGGTGCGCGTCGGCAATCAGGCCTATGAACAGGTTCAGCACGACGCCTATGGCCAGATCGTCCTGTCCAACGTGCAGGCATTTTTCGACCAGCGCCTGTTCCGGATGGCGGGCGAGGAAGATTTCGCCGCGCTGGAACGGGTCGGCGAACGCGCCTTTGCCGTCTATGATCAACCGGATGCGGGCCTGTGGGAACTGCGCACCCGCCAGTCGGTCCACACCTATTCCGCCGCCATGTGCTGGGCGGCGTGCGACCGGCTGGCCAAGGCGGCGGAGCGGCTGGGCCTTGATGATCGTGCGGCCTTCTGGGCCGGGCGGGCCGATACGATGCGCGCAACGATCGAGGGCGCGGCGTGGCGTCCGGACACGCGGCGCATGTCGGCGACGTTCAGCGGCGATGACCTCGACGCCAGCCTGATCCAGCTTCTGGACCTGCGCTTCCTGACGCCGGACGATACCCGCTTTCAGGACACGCTGACCGCCGTGGAGCAGGGCCTGCGCCGGGGCAGCCATATGCTGCGCTATGACACGGAGGATGATTTCGGCCTGCCCGAAACGGCGTTCAACGTCTGCACCTTCTGGCTGATCGAGGCGCTGCACTTCACCGGCCGCGATGCCGATGCACGGGCATTGTTCGACGAAATGCTCAGCCGCCGCACCGCCGCCGGCCTGCTGTCCGAGGATATCGATCCGGCAACTGGCGAACTGTGGGGCAATTACCCGCAAACCTACTCGCTGGTCGGCATGATCAACTGCGCTGTTCTGCTCAGCAAACCATGGAGTGCCATAAGATGA
- a CDS encoding trehalose-6-phosphate synthase produces the protein MSRLIVISNRVSAPRDGQNGAQGGLAVALSAALREMGGIWFGWSGETTDSFNGHIHFQRAQGVTSATVDLEPQDIEEYYNGYANRTLWPLFHYRIDLAEYERGFAGGYQRVNDRFAETVRPLIDKSDLVWVQDYHLFPLGQMLRDRGCTNRIGFFLHIPWPPRRLLNTMPEAADLGRTMFAYDLIGFHTEEWLDSFVDFAVRDLGAKLDGDLLTLGDRHVRVMTCPIGIDTREFVAAAQTTNARLTYRRMKDSAVGRDLIVGVDRLDYSKGLEERFLGYERFLADHPEERKEVFLLQIAPPSRGAVESYRKIRASLEGLAGHINGAYADMDWVPIRYVNQGYPRDVLAGIYRAARIGLVTPLRDGMNLVAKEYVAAQNADDPGVLILSRFAGAAAQLGEGAVLVNPFSADEMSDALLRALRMPLEERQARWRSMMDNVEREDVLWWRKRFTDALVQEPVVA, from the coding sequence ATGAGCCGCCTGATCGTCATTTCGAACCGCGTTTCGGCGCCGCGTGACGGTCAGAACGGGGCTCAGGGCGGTCTGGCGGTGGCGTTGTCGGCGGCGCTGCGCGAAATGGGCGGCATCTGGTTCGGCTGGTCCGGGGAGACGACGGACAGCTTCAACGGGCATATCCATTTTCAGCGGGCACAAGGCGTCACCAGCGCGACGGTGGACCTGGAGCCGCAGGATATCGAGGAATATTACAACGGCTATGCCAACCGAACGCTATGGCCGCTGTTCCACTACCGCATCGACCTTGCCGAATATGAGCGGGGCTTTGCCGGCGGGTATCAGCGGGTCAATGATCGATTTGCCGAAACCGTCCGGCCGCTGATCGACAAATCGGACTTGGTCTGGGTTCAGGATTACCATCTGTTCCCGCTGGGCCAGATGCTGCGCGATCGCGGCTGTACCAACCGGATCGGCTTTTTCCTGCACATCCCATGGCCGCCCCGCCGCCTGTTGAACACCATGCCGGAGGCGGCGGATCTGGGCCGGACGATGTTCGCCTATGACCTGATCGGCTTTCACACCGAGGAATGGCTGGACAGCTTTGTCGATTTTGCCGTCCGCGATCTTGGCGCGAAACTGGACGGGGACCTGCTGACCCTTGGCGACCGGCACGTCCGGGTGATGACCTGTCCCATCGGCATCGACACGCGTGAGTTTGTTGCGGCCGCGCAGACGACCAATGCCCGCCTGACCTATCGCCGGATGAAGGACAGCGCCGTTGGCCGCGACCTGATCGTCGGGGTCGACCGCCTCGATTATTCCAAGGGGCTGGAGGAACGGTTTCTCGGCTATGAGCGGTTCCTTGCCGACCATCCGGAGGAGCGCAAGGAAGTGTTCCTGCTGCAGATCGCGCCCCCGTCGCGGGGTGCGGTCGAGAGCTATCGGAAAATACGAGCCTCGCTGGAGGGGCTGGCCGGTCACATCAATGGGGCCTATGCCGATATGGACTGGGTACCGATCCGCTACGTCAATCAGGGGTATCCCCGCGACGTGCTGGCCGGCATTTACCGCGCGGCGCGGATCGGGCTGGTTACGCCGCTGCGCGACGGCATGAACCTGGTGGCGAAGGAATATGTCGCAGCCCAGAACGCCGACGATCCCGGCGTCCTGATCCTGTCGCGCTTTGCGGGTGCCGCCGCGCAGCTTGGCGAGGGGGCGGTGCTGGTCAATCCGTTCAGCGCGGATGAAATGTCGGACGCGCTGCTGCGTGCGCTGCGGATGCCGCTGGAGGAGCGTCAGGCGCGCTGGCGGTCCATGATGGACAATGTGGAGCGCGAGGATGTGCTGTGGTGGCGCAAGCGGTTTACCGATGCTCTGGTCCAGGAACCGGTCGTCGCCTGA
- a CDS encoding 2OG-Fe(II) oxygenase yields MKTTTRRPPEPSPVRAEIGAHVKARLDANPRLKRANIPNADIYFGADFMPQATCDLLIARIDAGSRKSTLLSDSADPYFRTSDSCDLDRWAPDIQPVDEAIADLLGIHPNYGETIQGQRYAPGQQFRAHHDFFHSTESYWADMQKSGGQRTWTAMIFLNDVEEGGATWFPLAGVKFRPKRGFLLAWNNMLADGSPNYDTLHEGMAVTQGTKYIITKWFREGPWIR; encoded by the coding sequence GTGAAGACGACGACCCGACGCCCCCCGGAGCCGAGCCCCGTCCGTGCCGAGATCGGCGCGCACGTCAAGGCGCGGCTTGACGCCAATCCCCGCCTGAAACGCGCCAATATCCCCAATGCCGACATTTATTTCGGTGCGGATTTCATGCCGCAGGCGACGTGCGACCTGCTGATCGCGCGGATCGATGCGGGCAGCCGCAAATCGACGCTGCTGTCCGACAGCGCCGACCCCTATTTCCGCACCAGCGACAGCTGTGACCTCGATCGCTGGGCGCCGGATATCCAGCCGGTGGACGAGGCGATTGCCGACCTGTTGGGCATCCATCCCAATTATGGCGAAACCATTCAGGGCCAGCGTTATGCGCCCGGCCAGCAATTTCGCGCGCACCACGATTTCTTTCATTCCACCGAAAGCTATTGGGCGGACATGCAGAAATCGGGCGGCCAGCGCACGTGGACGGCGATGATCTTCCTGAACGATGTCGAGGAAGGGGGCGCGACCTGGTTTCCGCTGGCCGGGGTCAAGTTTCGGCCGAAGCGAGGGTTCCTGCTCGCATGGAACAACATGCTCGCCGATGGCAGTCCCAACTACGACACCCTGCATGAGGGGATGGCGGTGACACAGGGCACCAAATACATCATCACGAAATGGTTTCGCGAAGGGCCGTGGATCCGCTGA
- a CDS encoding RcnB family protein encodes MMRHSLLFGLIAATALWPVPASAATGSDPRKAGPSALNMLPAPAGIAAEADLFMQDRERGQRGQRGNWGNGNRGGRGGGQNRQRWGGGEGQQRQPRQEFRQERRDDRQEFRGERRDDRRDFRVDRRDDRQDFRQERREDRGAFRNGQVTQEQFRRDRRDDRQDFRRERQDDRQDFRRDRNDDRRDFRVDRREDRRDFRTDRQDLRRDRNDNRGWDRNGNWGRNYGDWRDNQRYRQGWDDRRGWNRGWSRDNRYNWRWYRERNRQAYRLPRYYAPQGWGYGYRRFSVGITLGSFLFAPNYWINDPFSYRLPPAYGAFRWVRYYDDALLVDLRTGQVVDVVYDIFW; translated from the coding sequence ATGATGCGCCATTCCCTTTTGTTCGGCCTGATCGCCGCCACTGCCCTGTGGCCGGTTCCGGCCAGTGCCGCCACAGGATCCGATCCGCGCAAGGCCGGTCCGTCGGCCCTTAACATGCTGCCCGCGCCAGCCGGCATCGCGGCCGAGGCCGACCTGTTCATGCAGGACCGGGAACGCGGCCAGCGCGGCCAGCGGGGCAACTGGGGCAATGGCAATCGCGGCGGCCGGGGTGGCGGTCAAAACCGCCAGCGCTGGGGCGGCGGCGAGGGTCAGCAGCGCCAGCCGCGTCAGGAGTTCCGGCAGGAGCGCCGGGACGACAGGCAGGAGTTTCGCGGCGAGCGTCGCGACGATCGCCGGGACTTCCGGGTTGACCGGCGCGATGATCGCCAGGATTTCCGGCAGGAGCGGCGCGAGGATCGCGGTGCGTTCCGCAATGGTCAGGTGACGCAGGAACAGTTCCGCCGGGATCGCCGCGACGACCGCCAGGATTTCCGTCGAGAGCGTCAGGACGATCGCCAGGATTTCCGGCGCGACCGCAATGACGACCGGCGCGATTTCCGGGTGGACCGGCGCGAGGATCGCCGCGACTTCCGCACGGACCGTCAGGACCTGCGCCGGGATCGCAACGACAATCGCGGCTGGGACCGAAACGGCAATTGGGGCCGCAACTATGGCGACTGGCGCGACAATCAGCGGTATCGCCAGGGATGGGACGACCGGCGCGGCTGGAATCGCGGCTGGAGCCGTGACAACCGCTATAACTGGCGCTGGTACCGCGAGCGCAATCGTCAGGCCTATCGCCTGCCGCGTTACTACGCACCGCAGGGCTGGGGCTATGGCTATCGCCGGTTCTCGGTCGGTATAACGCTGGGCTCGTTCCTGTTTGCCCCGAATTACTGGATCAACGACCCGTTCAGCTATCGGCTGCCGCCAGCATATGGCGCGTTCCGCTGGGTCCGTTATTACGACGATGCGCTGCTGGTCGATCTGCGGACCGGTCAGGTCGTGGATGTCGTCTATGACATCTTCTGGTAA